Genomic segment of bacterium:
CCAGGGATGTGCCTGGTGCCAGGGAAGGACTCATAACCCGGTTCGGGCTTACGGAAAAACAGGCCAACGCCATCCTGGAGATGCGCCTTTCCCGCCTCACCGGCCTCGAAAGGGAAAAGATCGAGCAGGAGCTCGAGAGTGTCCTGGCGGAGATCAAGAGGCTCAAGGGGATCCTGGCAGATGAGAAAAAGCTTTACGCGGTCATCGTGGAAGAGCTTCGGGAGATCAGGGAGCGGTATGGCGACGCGAGGCGCACCGAGATCGTGGTGGATACACATGAGATGTCCCTTGAGGATCTCATCGTCGACGAGGAGGTCCTGGTCGCCGTCTCCCATGCGGGGTACATCAAGCGCACCTCCCTGGCCCTGTACCGCTCACAGCAGCGGGGAGGAAAGGGGTTGACCGGCCTGTCCATGCGTGACGAGGATTTTGCCGAGCATATCTTCACGGCGTCGACACACAGCTACATCCTGTTCTTCACCGACCGGGGCCGAGTTCACTGGATGAAGGTTCACGAAATCCCGCAGATGGGACGTGCCGCCAGGGGCAAGGCGATCATCAACCTGTTGACGCTGGAAAGCGGGGAGGATGTCACCGCATTTCTGCCGGTACGCGATTTCACCAAGGGCCATTTCATCGTCATGGCCACCGAACAGGGTGTCATCAAGAAGACGGAGCTCACCGCCTACTCCAACCCGAGGGCCGGCGGCATCATCGCTCTGGGCCTCGACGAGGGGGACCGCCTCATATCCTGCGCCCTGACCGACGGCCAGCGCCATCTCCTTCTGACCTCCCACCGCGGCCAGGGAATACGGTTCCGGGAGACGGACGTCAGGTGCATGGGCAGGACCGCCCGCGGGGTGAGGGGGATCAACCTCGGCAAGGGCGACCGTGTCGTGGGTATGGAGGTGGTCAACGATGCCGCCTATCTGCTTACCGTGACCGAAAGGGGCTACGGCAAGCGCACGCCGACGAAGGAGTACAACCCCATCGGGAGGGGCGGCAAGGGAGTTCGGGCGGTCAAGATCTCCGAGAAGATAGGCAACCTTGTGGGCACTCTCCAGGTTGGCAGCGAAGAGGAGGTCATGGTCATCACCAACAAGGGCCGCCTCATCCGGATGAAAGTGGGAGGGATCTCCGTTTACTCGCGCTCCAGCCAGGGTGTCAAACTCATCAACATGTCTGATGCCGAGGAGCGAGTGGTGTCCGTGGCCCTCATCCAGGAAGCAGACGGGTGAAGGGGAAAGATCCGGCGTTCCGAGTGGGCGAGGGGGGAGGCCGGGGGAAAGAGCGAGCAGTATCGCCTGCCCATCGATGAAGAGCCGTAGTTGCGTGCGTGCGTGCGTCCGTCCGTAAGTGCTTTAATAAAAAAAGTCTGTTGTCAATGGAAGATCTTACGCGCTAACGCACACACACTCCACTCACATACGAAGAAACGCACGAGGGAAAAGATGGACGACAAAAGGAGGCACTCCAGGTACCCGGCGGCAGAGATGACCTATGTGGTCGGGCTTCAGAGTCCGGCCCTTATCACCGACGTGAGCCAGGGTGGTCTCGGAGTGCGTTACAAGGGTACCGACGAACTTCCCGGGGAGTTGGTGGTGGACCTTCTCAACGCCTCGCAGAGCATCCAGCTTGAGAAGGTACGATGCCGGAAGGTCAGAGACGAGACCGTGGGCAGG
This window contains:
- the gyrA gene encoding DNA gyrase subunit A — its product is MSDLISTVNAPIENINIEDEMKTSYLDYAMSVIVGRALPDVRDGLKPVHRRTLFAMQDLGNAYNKTYKKSARIVGDVIGKYHPHGDQAVYDTIVRMAQDFSLRYPLVDGQGNFGSIDGDAAAAMRYTEIRMMRLTSELMEDIDKETVDFGPNYDDTLFEPLVLPARFPNLLVNGSSGIAVGMATNIPPHNLAEIIDGCILLIEKPGTTVDELMKVIPAPDFPTGGFIYGLSGVRDAYRTGKGLVRVRARAVIERNNKKTAIVVTELPYQVNKARLVEKIAELVKDKKLEGISDLRDESDREGMRIVIELKREKEDIAEVVLNQLYAMTQMKTTFGVQMLAIHRNQPVVFNLPQMLGHFIDFRVEVVTRRTRFLLTRAEERAHILEGLKIALDNIDEVVELIKKSRDVPGAREGLITRFGLTEKQANAILEMRLSRLTGLEREKIEQELESVLAEIKRLKGILADEKKLYAVIVEELREIRERYGDARRTEIVVDTHEMSLEDLIVDEEVLVAVSHAGYIKRTSLALYRSQQRGGKGLTGLSMRDEDFAEHIFTASTHSYILFFTDRGRVHWMKVHEIPQMGRAARGKAIINLLTLESGEDVTAFLPVRDFTKGHFIVMATEQGVIKKTELTAYSNPRAGGIIALGLDEGDRLISCALTDGQRHLLLTSHRGQGIRFRETDVRCMGRTARGVRGINLGKGDRVVGMEVVNDAAYLLTVTERGYGKRTPTKEYNPIGRGGKGVRAVKISEKIGNLVGTLQVGSEEEVMVITNKGRLIRMKVGGISVYSRSSQGVKLINMSDAEERVVSVALIQEADG
- a CDS encoding PilZ domain-containing protein, with amino-acid sequence MDDKRRHSRYPAAEMTYVVGLQSPALITDVSQGGLGVRYKGTDELPGELVVDLLNASQSIQLEKVRCRKVRDETVGRVAVFSYVTERRLGLEFVEPGNDILDALARFVGKEN